One segment of Xiphias gladius isolate SHS-SW01 ecotype Sanya breed wild chromosome 1, ASM1685928v1, whole genome shotgun sequence DNA contains the following:
- the rs1a gene encoding retinoschisin 1a, whose protein sequence is MALNAQCFLLTLLLLEANVLVSIYAQEAGVSEAWTSRSCKCDCEGGESPTEFSSIASGSTMVRGVDCMPECPYHKPLGLEAGSLSADQITCSNQDQYTGWFSSWLPSKARLNTQGFGCAWLSKFQDSSQWLQVDLREVMVVSGILTQGRCDADEWVTKYSVQYRTDEKLNWIYYKDQTGNNRVFYGNSDRSSSVQNLLRPPIVARYIRILPLGWHTRIALRLELLLCMNKCY, encoded by the exons ATGGCACTCAACGCGCAGTGTTTCCTGCTGACCCTGCTTCTTCTGGAAGCTAACG TGTTGGTCAGCATTTATGCTCAAGAG gCGGGTGTGTCCGAGGCATGGACCAGCAGGTCTTGCAAATGTGACTGTGAAGGAGGAGAATCCCCGACTGAGTTTTCCTCCATTGCGTCTGGCTCGACCATGGTGCGAGGAGTGGACTGCATGCCAG AGTGTCCATACCACAAGCCTCTAGGCTTAGAGGCCGGATCGCTGAGCGCAGACCAGATCACCTGCTCCAACCAGGACCAGTACACCGGCTGGTTTTCCTCTTGGCTCCCAAGTAAGGCCCGGCTGAACACCCAGGGCTTCGG GTGTGCCTGGCTGTCTAAGTTCCAGGACAGCAGCCAGTGGCTGCAGGTTGACCTGCGGGAGGTGATGGTGGTGTCAGGGATCCTCACTCAGGGCCGCTGTGACGCTGACGAGTGGGTCACCAAGTACAGCGTTCAGTACCGCACCGACGAAAAACTCAACTGGATCTATTACAAGGACCAGACTGGAAACAACAGG gTGTTTTACGGAAACTCCGACCGCTCCTCGTCCGTGCAGAACCTTTTGCGGCCGCCCATCGTGGCACGCTACATCCGCATCCTCCCCCTCGGATGGCACACGCGCATCGCTCTGCGcctggagctgctgctctgcatgaACAAATGCTACTGA